From Zingiber officinale cultivar Zhangliang chromosome 5B, Zo_v1.1, whole genome shotgun sequence, the proteins below share one genomic window:
- the LOC121985419 gene encoding single-stranded DNA-binding protein WHY2, mitochondrial-like isoform X1 gives MALSALPRFLASRTLGRAAEVKSPLWLIMHGISTSGPDLVTDAGSASFRRYAKYTVFKGKAALSLEPVLPTIREVDSRISRVFKRGCVVLKFYPAIALQKYDWKRRQVFALSPTEAGNLIALGPDESCEFLHDPSLKSSLEGQVRKSLQVSPSANDKGYFLNLMVANKIQNTNERLSISVTKAEFAVIRTILTYILPHIIGWSQARRSQLPDTASNLHKQFERRLDPASKWEN, from the exons ATGGCGCTCTCCGCACTCCCTCGCTTCCTCGCCTCCAG AACCTTGGGTAGAGCTGCTGAAGTAAAGTCACCACTATGGTTGATTATGCATGGAATTTCTACATCTGGACCTGATCTTGTAACTGATG CTGGGAGCGCCTCATTTAGAAGATATGCAAAGTACACAGTTTTCAAAGGAAAAGCTGCATTGTCGTTGGAACCAGTTCTACCAACTATCCGTGAAGTGGAT TCAAGGATTTCTAGAGTTTTTAAGAGAGGCTGTGTTGTGCTGAAATTTTATCCCGCAATTGCACTGCAGAAGTATGATTGGAAAAGGAGGCAG GTCTTTGCTTTATCACCTACTGAAGCTGGAAACTTAATTGCTTTGGGTCCTGATGAATCATGTGAATTCTTACATGATCCTTCATTGAAATCAAG TCTTGAAGGTCAAGTGAGGAAATCACTACAAGTTTCCCCCTCGGCCAATGACAAGGGATATTTCCTAAACTTGA TGGTTGCAAACAAAATCCAGAATACAAATGAGCGGCTTTCTATTTCAGTTACTAAAGCTGAGTTCGCTGTCATTCGCACAATATTAACT TATATATTGCCACATATTATAGGCTGGTCACAGGCCAGGAGATCGCAATTGCCTGACACTGCATCAAACCTGCACAAGCAATTTGAGAGGCGACTAGATCCTGCTTCCAAATGGGAAAACTAA
- the LOC121985419 gene encoding single-stranded DNA-binding protein WHY2, mitochondrial-like isoform X2, with protein sequence MALSALPRFLASRTLGRAAEVKSPLWLIMHGISTSGPDLVTDAGSASFRRYAKYTVFKGKAALSLEPVLPTIREVDSRISRVFKRGCVVLKFYPAIALQKYDWKRRQVFALSPTEAGNLIALGPDESCEFLHDPSLKSSLEGQVRKSLQVSPSANDKGYFLNLMVANKIQNTNERLSISVTKAEFAVIRTILTARRSQLPDTASNLHKQFERRLDPASKWEN encoded by the exons ATGGCGCTCTCCGCACTCCCTCGCTTCCTCGCCTCCAG AACCTTGGGTAGAGCTGCTGAAGTAAAGTCACCACTATGGTTGATTATGCATGGAATTTCTACATCTGGACCTGATCTTGTAACTGATG CTGGGAGCGCCTCATTTAGAAGATATGCAAAGTACACAGTTTTCAAAGGAAAAGCTGCATTGTCGTTGGAACCAGTTCTACCAACTATCCGTGAAGTGGAT TCAAGGATTTCTAGAGTTTTTAAGAGAGGCTGTGTTGTGCTGAAATTTTATCCCGCAATTGCACTGCAGAAGTATGATTGGAAAAGGAGGCAG GTCTTTGCTTTATCACCTACTGAAGCTGGAAACTTAATTGCTTTGGGTCCTGATGAATCATGTGAATTCTTACATGATCCTTCATTGAAATCAAG TCTTGAAGGTCAAGTGAGGAAATCACTACAAGTTTCCCCCTCGGCCAATGACAAGGGATATTTCCTAAACTTGA TGGTTGCAAACAAAATCCAGAATACAAATGAGCGGCTTTCTATTTCAGTTACTAAAGCTGAGTTCGCTGTCATTCGCACAATATTAACT GCCAGGAGATCGCAATTGCCTGACACTGCATCAAACCTGCACAAGCAATTTGAGAGGCGACTAGATCCTGCTTCCAAATGGGAAAACTAA
- the LOC121985419 gene encoding single-stranded DNA-binding protein WHY2, mitochondrial-like isoform X3: protein MALSALPRFLASRTLGRAAEVKSPLWLIMHGISTSGPDLVTDAGSASFRRYAKYTVFKGKAALSLEPVLPTIREVDSRISRVFKRGCVVLKFYPAIALQKYDWKRRQVFALSPTEAGNLIALGPDESCEFLHDPSLKSSLEGQVRKSLQVSPSANDKGYFLNLMVANKIQNTNERLSISVTKAEFAVIRTILTVTAILCSPSPGPQEYESGDLVSSKCGY from the exons ATGGCGCTCTCCGCACTCCCTCGCTTCCTCGCCTCCAG AACCTTGGGTAGAGCTGCTGAAGTAAAGTCACCACTATGGTTGATTATGCATGGAATTTCTACATCTGGACCTGATCTTGTAACTGATG CTGGGAGCGCCTCATTTAGAAGATATGCAAAGTACACAGTTTTCAAAGGAAAAGCTGCATTGTCGTTGGAACCAGTTCTACCAACTATCCGTGAAGTGGAT TCAAGGATTTCTAGAGTTTTTAAGAGAGGCTGTGTTGTGCTGAAATTTTATCCCGCAATTGCACTGCAGAAGTATGATTGGAAAAGGAGGCAG GTCTTTGCTTTATCACCTACTGAAGCTGGAAACTTAATTGCTTTGGGTCCTGATGAATCATGTGAATTCTTACATGATCCTTCATTGAAATCAAG TCTTGAAGGTCAAGTGAGGAAATCACTACAAGTTTCCCCCTCGGCCAATGACAAGGGATATTTCCTAAACTTGA TGGTTGCAAACAAAATCCAGAATACAAATGAGCGGCTTTCTATTTCAGTTACTAAAGCTGAGTTCGCTGTCATTCGCACAATATTAACT GTGACCGCAATTCTATGTAGTCCATCCCCTGGTCCACAAGAATATGAATCAGGAGATCTGGTCTCGTCAAAATGTGGTTACTGA
- the LOC121985419 gene encoding single-stranded DNA-binding protein WHY2, mitochondrial-like isoform X4 — MALSALPRFLASRTLGRAAEVKSPLWLIMHGISTSGPDLVTDAGSASFRRYAKYTVFKGKAALSLEPVLPTIREVDSRISRVFKRGCVVLKFYPAIALQKYDWKRRQVFALSPTEAGNLIALGPDESCEFLHDPSLKSSLEGQVRKSLQVSPSANDKGYFLNLMVANKIQNTNERLSISVTKAEFAVIRTILTAGHRPGDRNCLTLHQTCTSNLRGD; from the exons ATGGCGCTCTCCGCACTCCCTCGCTTCCTCGCCTCCAG AACCTTGGGTAGAGCTGCTGAAGTAAAGTCACCACTATGGTTGATTATGCATGGAATTTCTACATCTGGACCTGATCTTGTAACTGATG CTGGGAGCGCCTCATTTAGAAGATATGCAAAGTACACAGTTTTCAAAGGAAAAGCTGCATTGTCGTTGGAACCAGTTCTACCAACTATCCGTGAAGTGGAT TCAAGGATTTCTAGAGTTTTTAAGAGAGGCTGTGTTGTGCTGAAATTTTATCCCGCAATTGCACTGCAGAAGTATGATTGGAAAAGGAGGCAG GTCTTTGCTTTATCACCTACTGAAGCTGGAAACTTAATTGCTTTGGGTCCTGATGAATCATGTGAATTCTTACATGATCCTTCATTGAAATCAAG TCTTGAAGGTCAAGTGAGGAAATCACTACAAGTTTCCCCCTCGGCCAATGACAAGGGATATTTCCTAAACTTGA TGGTTGCAAACAAAATCCAGAATACAAATGAGCGGCTTTCTATTTCAGTTACTAAAGCTGAGTTCGCTGTCATTCGCACAATATTAACT GCTGGTCACAGGCCAGGAGATCGCAATTGCCTGACACTGCATCAAACCTGCACAAGCAATTTGAGAGGCGACTAG